A genomic segment from Malaclemys terrapin pileata isolate rMalTer1 chromosome 1, rMalTer1.hap1, whole genome shotgun sequence encodes:
- the LOC128838361 gene encoding apolipoprotein A-IV-like isoform X2 yields the protein MGVSRYWKTQRYDFSSPMKMAEAFAVMRQELNRRAVEATRREYDQFVQELDRDHQSMSSCLRVKPLEMQRRLEGKRQELLERCWGELRGEDPQKQAALEELKKELDKQMAEFLPRYEQRFKMAAMIEEENRKAVEASRRKYEQFVQQLDRDHQSMHRCLSVKAAEMQRRQEGKRQELLERCQGELRGEDPQKQAALEELKEELDRHMDEFLTAYGQRFKVKKAEWLGLAMGRRVVPGSDGGDGRDEREGKQRSSRSCQEGIWTICEAAGPWPPQHEQLSESEAPGDEATPGGETPGAAEMLPGRTAERGPPETGGPGGAEAGAGQADGRVPVGLRAAL from the exons ATG GGCGTCTCCCGATATTGGAAGACCCAACGCTACGACTTCTCCTCACCCATGAAG atGGCTGAGGCGTTTGCAGTGATGAGACAGGAGTTAAACAGGAGAGCAGTAGAAGCCACCAGGAGGGAATATGACCAATTTGTGCAGGAGCTG GACCGTGACCACCAGAGCATGAGCAGCTGCCTGAGGGTGAAGCCCCTGGAGATGCAGCGACGCCTGGAGGGGAAacgccaggagctgctggagcgctgctggggggagctgcggggcgaggacccccagaaacaggcggccctggaggagctgaagaAGGAGCTGGACAAGCAGATGGCGGAGTTCCTGCCGCGATATGAACAGCGCTTTAAA ATGGCAGCGATGATAgaggaggaaaacagaaaggcagTAGAAGCCTCCAGGAGGAAATATGAACAATTTGTGCAGCAGCTG GACCGTGACCACCAGAGCATGCACCGCTGCCTGAGTGTGAAGGCTGCGGAAATGCAGCGACGCCAGGAGGGGAAACgtcaggagctgctggagcgctgccagggggagctgcggggcgaggacccccagaaacaggcggccctggaggagctgaaggaggaGCTGGACAGGCACATGGACGAGTTCCTGACGGCCTAtgggcagcgctttaaagtgaaGAAGGCCGAGTGGTTGGGCCTGGCCATGGGTCGGAGGGTGGTTCCTGGCAGTG aTGGCGGAGATGGCAGAGATGAGAGAGAAGGCAAACAGAGGAGCAGTAGAAGCTGCCAGGAGGGAATATGGACTATTTGTGAAGCAGCTG GACCGTGGCCACCACAGCATGAGCAGCTGTCTGAGAGTGAAGCCCCTGGAGATGAAGCGACGCCAGGAGGGGAAACGCCAGGAGCTGCTGAAATGCTGCCGGGGAGAACTGCGGAGCGAGGACCCCCAGAAACAGGCggccctggaggagctgaagcAGGAGCTGGACAAGCAGATGGACGAGTTCCTGTCGGCCTacgggcagcgctttaa
- the LOC128838361 gene encoding apolipoprotein A-IV-like isoform X1, whose amino-acid sequence MGVSRYWKTQRYDFSSPMKMAEAFAVMRQELNRRAVEATRREYDQFVQELDRDHQSMSSCLRVKPLEMQRRLEGKRQELLERCWGELRGEDPQKQAALEELKKELDKQMAEFLPRYEQRFKMAAMIEEENRKAVEASRRKYEQFVQQLDRDHQSMHRCLSVKAAEMQRRQEGKRQELLERCQGELRGEDPQKQAALEELKEELDRHMDEFLTAYGQRFKMAEMAEMREKANRGAVEAARREYGLFVKQLDRGHHSMSSCLRVKPLEMKRRQEGKRQELLKCCRGELRSEDPQKQAALEELKQELDKQMDEFLSAYGQRFKVKKAEWLGLYIGPSPAATACRVRARPHWPAHLPISKRLRPIGCPFRRWDGGSKRFWDL is encoded by the exons ATG GGCGTCTCCCGATATTGGAAGACCCAACGCTACGACTTCTCCTCACCCATGAAG atGGCTGAGGCGTTTGCAGTGATGAGACAGGAGTTAAACAGGAGAGCAGTAGAAGCCACCAGGAGGGAATATGACCAATTTGTGCAGGAGCTG GACCGTGACCACCAGAGCATGAGCAGCTGCCTGAGGGTGAAGCCCCTGGAGATGCAGCGACGCCTGGAGGGGAAacgccaggagctgctggagcgctgctggggggagctgcggggcgaggacccccagaaacaggcggccctggaggagctgaagaAGGAGCTGGACAAGCAGATGGCGGAGTTCCTGCCGCGATATGAACAGCGCTTTAAA ATGGCAGCGATGATAgaggaggaaaacagaaaggcagTAGAAGCCTCCAGGAGGAAATATGAACAATTTGTGCAGCAGCTG GACCGTGACCACCAGAGCATGCACCGCTGCCTGAGTGTGAAGGCTGCGGAAATGCAGCGACGCCAGGAGGGGAAACgtcaggagctgctggagcgctgccagggggagctgcggggcgaggacccccagaaacaggcggccctggaggagctgaaggaggaGCTGGACAGGCACATGGACGAGTTCCTGACGGCCTAtgggcagcgctttaaa aTGGCGGAGATGGCAGAGATGAGAGAGAAGGCAAACAGAGGAGCAGTAGAAGCTGCCAGGAGGGAATATGGACTATTTGTGAAGCAGCTG GACCGTGGCCACCACAGCATGAGCAGCTGTCTGAGAGTGAAGCCCCTGGAGATGAAGCGACGCCAGGAGGGGAAACGCCAGGAGCTGCTGAAATGCTGCCGGGGAGAACTGCGGAGCGAGGACCCCCAGAAACAGGCggccctggaggagctgaagcAGGAGCTGGACAAGCAGATGGACGAGTTCCTGTCGGCCTacgggcagcgctttaaagtgaaGAAGGCCGAGTGGTTGGGCCTGTACATTGGGCCATCGCCAGCTGCCACCGCGTGCCGGGTACGGGCTCGCCCTCACTGGCCCGCGCACCTGCCAATCAGCAAACGGCTCCGgcccattggctgccc